A single genomic interval of Mustelus asterias chromosome 13, sMusAst1.hap1.1, whole genome shotgun sequence harbors:
- the tpcn1 gene encoding two pore channel protein 1 isoform X2, with protein MNYQEAAIYLQEGVNNDKFFTHPKDQKALAAYLFVHNRIFYVMELISGLLLLILSLCEAPAVPSLRLDIYVHATLELFALVTVVFELGMKMRWLGFQTFIKHKRTMLKSAVLLVQFIEVIVVLIRQTSHVRVTRALRPIFLVDCRYCGAVRRNLRQIFQSLPPFIDILSLLLFFMVIFAILGFYLFSANPLDPYFSTPEASLVSLFVLLTTANFPDVMMPAYSKNPWSCVFFIVYLSIELYFIMNLLLAVVFDTFNDVEKKKFKSLLLHKRLAIEHAFRLLVSKRRPNGISFKQFEGLMRFYCPRMSARNKYLVFKALKKNNTELLGIEDFYNFYEVAGLKWKAKRSGDYWFYDLPHTPFLIFKGINILVKSKAFQYAMYVVIAVNGIWILADTLMLKGGAFFLRIVPWSYIVFLTIYGVEMLLKITGLGPSEYFTSGWNLFDFLVTIFAFVGIVVLAFNMEPFYFIVILRPLQLLRLFKIKRRYRDVLDTMFELLPRMASLGLTLMIFYYSFAIVGMEFFGDVLYPNCCNNSMVADFYRWENRTIGDRTVIQGYYSLNNFNNILNSFVTLFELTVVNNWYIIMEGVVSQTTNWSRIYFMTFYIVTMVVLTIIVAFILDAFLFRMNYSRKNKDEEDENGIVFETEVDKEEIDRLLEFNKQNGSSSSEISGLFKLSSRMTSNDQLKMVFIGRRLRTKCDLSIKMYEEEIREWYEEHARVNQMQQDQPLECILNSSTHQSSAELRQRSQTVT; from the exons ATGAATTATCAGGAAGCAGCAATCTACTTGCAG GAGGGAGTAAATAATGACAAGTTCTTCACTCATCCAAAAGATCAGAAAGCCCTTGCAGCCTACCTCTTTGTGCACAATCGTATATTCTATGTGATGGAGCTAATTTCTGGACTGCTGCTGTTGATACTCTCGCTGTGCGAGGCACCAGCTGTTCCCTCTCTCCGTCTGGACATTTAT GTGCATGCTACACTGGAATTGTTTGCGCTTGTCACAGTGGTCTTTGAACTTGGTATGAAGATGAGGTGGTTGGGCTTTCAGACCTTTATTAAGCACAAAAGAACTATGTTGAAA AGTGCAGTTTTGCTTGTACAGTTTATAGAAGTTATTGTGGTATTAATCAGGCAAACCTCACACGTCCGGGTGACTCGAGCTTTGCGGCCAATCTTTCTGGTAGACTGCAGATATTGTGGTGCAGTGAGAAG AAATTTGCGTCAGATCTTCCAGTCTCTTCCACCCTTTATTGACATTTTATCATTACTACTTTTCTTCATGGTCATTTTTGCCATCTTGG ggTTTTATTTGTTTTCTGCCAATCCATTGGACCCA TATTTTAGCACTCCAGAAGCCAGCCTTGTCAGTTTGTTTGTTCTCCTAACTACAGCTAA TTTTCCAGATGTGATGATGCCAGCTTATTCCAAAAATCCTTGGTCCTGTGTATTCTTCATTGTATATTTGTCCATTGAACTCTACTTCATCATGAATCTG CTTCTTGCTGTTGTCTTTGATACATTTAATGATGTTGAAAAGAAGAAGTTCAAATCACTCCTTTTGCACAAACGATTAGCAATAGAACATGCCTTCCGCCTTCTGGTCAGCAAGAGG AGGCCTAATGGCATTTCCTTCAAACAGTTTGAAGGCTTAATGAGATTTTATTGTCCAAGAATGAGCGCTAGAAATAAATATCTCGTCTTCAAAGCACTGAAGAAAAACAATACCGAGTTACTGGG AATAGAAGATTTTTACAACTTCTATGAAGTTGCTGGATTAAAATGGAAA GCAAAAAGAAGTGGAGATTATTGGTTTTATGACCTTCCACATACTCCATTTCTTATATTTAAAG GAATTAATATCCTTGTGAAGTCCAAAGCATTCCAATATGCCATGT ATGTTGTAATTGCTGTAAATGGAATTTGGATATTGGCTGACACGCTCATGCTGAAAG GTGGTGCCTTTTTTCTCAGGATTGTGCCTTGGAGTTATATTGTATTTCTTACAA TTTACGGGGTAGAAATGTTACTGAAAATCACCGGGCTGGGACCAtctgaatacttcacatctggcTGGAATCT GTTTGATTTCTTGGTCACCATATTTGCATTTGTTGGAATAGTGGTCTTAGCTTTTAATATGGAACCATTCTACTTCATTGTCATCTTGAGGCCACTTCAGTTGCTAAG ATTGTTTAAGATTAAACGGAGATACAGAGATGTTCTGGACACAATGTTTGAATTACTTCCCAGAATGGCCAG TTTAGGGTTGACACTCATGATTTTCTACTACTCGTTCGCAATTGTGGGAATGGAGTTTTTTGGTGATGTTCTCTATCCTAACTGTTGCAA TAATAGCATGGTAGCAGATTTTTATCGCTGGGAAAATCGGACCATTGGTGACAGAACTGTGATACAGGGATACTACTCCCTCAACAACTTCAATAACATCCTTAACAGTTTCG TAACTTTGTTTGAGTTGACTGTTGTAAACAATTGGTATATAATCATG gaagGTGTGGTGTCTCAGACTACAAACTGGAGTCGCATTTACTTTATGACTTTCTACATTGTAACTATG GTTGTACTTACTATTATCGTTGCATTTATTTTGGATGCATTTCTGTTCCGCATGAACTATAGTCgaaaaaacaaagatgaggaag ATGAAAATGGAATTGTCTTTGAGACTGAGGTTGACAAGGAGGAAATTGATAGACTTCTTGAGTTCAACAAACAGAATGGTTCCTCATCTTCTGAGATCTCtggactttttaaactgtcatccAGAATGACAAGCAATGAT